The following proteins come from a genomic window of Halorussus halophilus:
- the rio1 gene encoding serine/threonine-protein kinase Rio1 — translation MSEEYGLLDLDNSDGVGDEWEEIDVSDTEADRVARQRDREFDQFRKRIKNTERFKVEQSVFDDATLAALYRLVQHGYVKAFGGPLSSGKEATVYLALGDDDEHEEVAVKIYRINASDFRDMRDYLVGDPRFEELSGDKKRTVLAWTKKEFANLKRAEKAGVRVPEPIAVERNVLVMEFLGSDGNRAPTLDDAHLENPETAFGVVREYMRRLYDAGLVHGDLSEYNIIVHDGELCFIDLGQAVTIHHPNSGEFLTRDCANIASFFQRQGMDVHGDELEEWIHENATPRP, via the coding sequence ATGTCCGAGGAGTACGGCCTGCTCGACCTCGACAACTCCGACGGCGTCGGGGACGAGTGGGAGGAAATAGACGTTTCAGACACCGAGGCCGACCGTGTCGCCAGACAGCGGGACCGCGAGTTCGACCAGTTCCGCAAGCGCATCAAGAACACCGAGCGGTTCAAGGTCGAACAGTCGGTGTTCGACGACGCGACGCTGGCGGCGCTCTACCGACTGGTCCAACACGGTTACGTGAAGGCGTTCGGTGGCCCACTCTCCTCGGGGAAGGAAGCGACGGTCTACCTCGCGCTCGGCGACGACGACGAGCACGAGGAAGTCGCGGTGAAAATATACCGTATCAACGCTTCTGACTTCCGAGACATGCGCGACTACCTCGTCGGCGACCCGCGCTTCGAGGAACTGTCGGGGGACAAGAAACGAACTGTGCTGGCGTGGACGAAGAAGGAATTTGCGAATCTCAAGCGCGCCGAGAAAGCCGGCGTGAGGGTACCGGAGCCTATCGCCGTCGAGCGCAACGTGCTGGTGATGGAATTTCTGGGAAGCGACGGCAATCGCGCGCCGACGCTCGACGACGCCCACCTCGAAAATCCCGAGACGGCCTTCGGGGTAGTACGTGAGTACATGCGGCGACTCTACGACGCCGGACTGGTCCACGGCGACCTGAGCGAGTACAACATCATCGTCCACGACGGGGAACTCTGCTTCATCGACCTCGGGCAAGCAGTGACGATTCACCATCCGAACAGCGGCGAGTTCCTGACCCGCGACTGTGCGAACATCGCCTCGTTCTTCCAGCGACAAGGCATGGACGTTCACGGCGACGAGTTGGAGGAGTGGATTCACGAGAACGCTACGCCGA
- a CDS encoding nitroreductase family protein: MSQQLETDDYDVDHDAEFPGVIEAIRTRRSGHNFDAEAEISDETLEALVEDAALAPSSYNLQPWEFVAVQDGERLDEVVELAYGQEHIKDAGTAILVVGHSEAETADRVFGEWEEAGRMDEQAAEETKATAVGMYDDERMGRDYGIRNASLAAENLMLSAHARGLKATPMIGFDAEGLSEFLELPDDKIPVMLVAVGESGGEEPERLPRRGVEEVLHRESY; encoded by the coding sequence ATGTCCCAACAACTGGAGACCGACGACTACGACGTAGACCACGACGCGGAGTTCCCCGGAGTAATCGAAGCGATTCGAACGCGGCGGTCGGGCCACAACTTCGACGCTGAGGCCGAAATTTCCGACGAGACGCTGGAAGCGCTCGTAGAGGACGCCGCGCTCGCGCCCTCCTCGTACAACCTCCAGCCGTGGGAGTTCGTCGCCGTGCAGGACGGGGAGCGACTGGACGAGGTCGTGGAGTTGGCGTACGGTCAGGAACACATCAAGGACGCCGGAACGGCGATTCTGGTGGTCGGCCACAGCGAGGCCGAGACCGCAGACCGCGTCTTCGGCGAGTGGGAAGAAGCAGGTCGCATGGACGAACAAGCCGCCGAGGAGACGAAAGCCACCGCGGTCGGGATGTACGACGACGAGCGGATGGGCCGAGACTACGGCATTCGAAACGCCAGTCTGGCTGCCGAGAACCTCATGCTCTCCGCGCACGCGAGAGGGTTGAAAGCGACGCCGATGATCGGCTTCGACGCCGAAGGTCTCTCGGAGTTCCTCGAACTCCCAGACGACAAGATTCCGGTGATGCTCGTGGCGGTCGGCGAGAGCGGTGGCGAAGAACCGGAGCGACTCCCACGACGCGGCGTCGAGGAAGTGCTCCACCGCGAATCCTACTGA
- the eif1A gene encoding translation initiation factor eIF-1A — protein MSDNDGGRRKNLRMPDDDEVFATVTNMLGANRVKVRCADGKERTARIPGKMQKRIWIREDDVVLVEPWDWQDEKADITWRYEKQDADQLRDEGHIQ, from the coding sequence ATGAGTGACAACGACGGCGGACGGCGGAAGAACCTCCGCATGCCCGACGACGACGAGGTGTTCGCCACCGTCACCAATATGCTCGGCGCGAACCGAGTGAAAGTACGGTGTGCCGATGGCAAGGAACGAACCGCTCGCATCCCGGGCAAGATGCAAAAGCGCATCTGGATTCGAGAGGACGACGTCGTGCTAGTCGAACCGTGGGACTGGCAGGACGAGAAGGCAGACATCACGTGGCGCTACGAGAAGCAGGACGCCGACCAGTTGCGCGACGAAGGGCATATTCAGTAG
- a CDS encoding DUF7470 family protein: protein MLGKLGAKGIAGVLMLLAGIAIIALKNLIIAAGMALVVLGVVLTAWGLVSSLMANFGLGGMMGGGGGPGGFQ, encoded by the coding sequence ATGCTCGGAAAACTCGGAGCGAAAGGCATCGCCGGGGTGCTGATGCTCCTCGCCGGTATCGCAATCATCGCCCTCAAGAACCTCATCATCGCCGCCGGAATGGCGCTGGTCGTCCTCGGTGTCGTCCTCACCGCGTGGGGGCTCGTCTCCAGTCTGATGGCGAACTTCGGCCTCGGCGGGATGATGGGCGGCGGTGGCGGTCCGGGCGGTTTCCAATAA
- a CDS encoding tyrosine--tRNA ligase, which produces MDAYDLITRNVEEAVTEEEVEELADDPEGKRVYVGYEPSGVLHIGHMLTANKLIDLQEAGMEVIILLADVHAYLNGKGSFEEIEETAEKMRAQFLAYGLDEEQTEFVYGSEYQLDDDYALDLHKLELGTTLNRAQRAMAELQGGETAKVSHVVYPLMQALDIEYLDLDLAVGGLDQRKVHMLMREELPEIGYEARPCIHTPIIADLGTGEGKMSSSSGVTISMEDSTEDIEEKVNSAFCPPTRNPEGDLENPVLEIFQFHVFPRFEQVVVERPDEYGGNLEYDDYETLADDLESGELHPADAKGALADYLDELIAPGREKLRELEG; this is translated from the coding sequence ATGGACGCCTACGACTTGATTACGCGGAACGTCGAGGAAGCCGTCACCGAGGAGGAGGTGGAAGAGCTAGCCGACGACCCCGAAGGGAAGCGGGTCTACGTCGGCTACGAGCCATCCGGCGTGCTCCACATCGGCCACATGCTGACTGCCAACAAACTCATCGACCTGCAGGAGGCGGGCATGGAAGTCATCATTCTACTGGCGGACGTTCACGCCTACCTCAACGGCAAAGGCTCCTTCGAGGAAATCGAGGAAACGGCCGAGAAGATGCGAGCGCAGTTCCTCGCGTACGGTCTCGACGAAGAGCAGACCGAGTTCGTCTACGGCTCTGAGTACCAGCTAGACGACGACTACGCGCTGGACCTCCACAAACTCGAACTCGGCACGACGCTCAACCGCGCCCAGCGAGCGATGGCGGAGTTGCAGGGCGGTGAGACGGCGAAGGTCAGCCACGTCGTCTACCCGCTGATGCAGGCGCTCGACATCGAGTACCTCGACTTGGACCTCGCGGTCGGCGGTCTCGACCAACGGAAGGTTCACATGCTCATGCGCGAAGAACTGCCGGAAATCGGCTACGAGGCCCGGCCGTGCATTCACACGCCGATTATCGCCGACCTCGGAACGGGCGAGGGGAAGATGTCCAGCAGTTCGGGTGTCACCATCTCGATGGAGGACTCGACGGAAGACATCGAGGAGAAGGTCAACTCGGCGTTCTGCCCGCCGACCAGAAATCCGGAGGGCGACCTCGAAAACCCGGTGCTGGAAATCTTCCAGTTCCACGTCTTCCCGCGATTCGAGCAGGTCGTCGTGGAGCGACCCGACGAGTACGGCGGCAATCTGGAGTACGACGACTACGAGACGCTCGCGGACGATTTGGAGAGCGGCGAACTCCACCCAGCGGACGCGAAGGGCGCGCTGGCGGACTACTTGGACGAGTTGATTGCACCAGGGCGCGAGAAGTTGCGCGAGTTGGAAGGATAG
- a CDS encoding DUF460 domain-containing protein yields the protein MNARTSALDTLVFGVDIQSGDVRGDSPSYALVAFDGENLDKDVVSHRKLMRLVEREEPALLATDNMYELASDKDALVHFLRGLPDSTRLVQVTGAERPEPLSRVASRHGVPYGKDPMKEAEAAARLAAGNVGHEVSAFTNTTEIKVSRGRSTGKGGWSEDRYTRRIHGAVRKQTREIESELDSAGLDYERDATEKYGGLSNAIFKVEARPEDIPVSNRRSGDVRVEIERERRDGIEFEPLAKRRDHVLVGIDPGTTTAVSVVGLDGTVLDVLSTRTAGTAEVIEWIIERGRPIVVAADVEPMPETVEKIRRSFDAAGWIPDADLPVDEKQHRTRDHDYDNDHERDAMAASLFAFDAHEEQFDRIASKIPMNVDRGEITARVVAGDDTVETALDALTEDDDAGEEDETQHDPRELTEDEKRIKELERQVERLESHVDDLNETVDTKGERIAELENELSDARREERKEAKERRVVTRLERENDRLEQKVEERDEEIEELEGKLARLKELWKLDHSNFSDVAEKKQGLVPVKPVVKFTNEDIDSAHENFGLAEDDVILLRDASGAGRSTAERLAEFDPRVVLKHGGLSEVADEVLFEREIPVGPADDVTIQEIDELAVARESEVESVISDWEDRAEERRQQKKENQLDQLISEHRAERRYESRTSGQSS from the coding sequence GTGAACGCGCGCACGAGTGCCCTCGACACGCTCGTTTTCGGCGTAGACATCCAGAGTGGGGACGTGCGGGGCGACTCGCCGTCCTACGCGCTGGTCGCCTTCGACGGCGAGAACCTCGACAAAGACGTGGTGAGCCATCGAAAGCTGATGCGACTCGTCGAACGCGAGGAACCTGCTCTCTTGGCGACCGACAACATGTACGAACTCGCGTCCGACAAGGACGCCCTCGTCCACTTTTTGCGCGGACTCCCCGATTCGACGCGACTCGTGCAGGTGACCGGCGCGGAGCGACCGGAACCGCTCTCGCGAGTCGCCTCTCGCCACGGCGTCCCCTACGGCAAGGACCCGATGAAGGAAGCCGAGGCGGCCGCCAGACTGGCCGCCGGGAACGTCGGCCACGAGGTGTCGGCGTTTACGAACACCACCGAAATCAAGGTGTCTCGCGGTCGCTCGACGGGGAAGGGCGGCTGGAGCGAAGATAGGTACACTCGGCGCATCCACGGCGCAGTTCGAAAGCAAACGAGAGAAATCGAGTCGGAACTCGATTCGGCCGGACTCGACTACGAACGCGACGCGACGGAGAAGTACGGCGGTCTCTCGAATGCGATTTTCAAGGTCGAAGCGCGGCCCGAGGACATCCCGGTCTCGAATCGCCGGTCCGGAGACGTTCGGGTCGAAATCGAACGCGAGCGCAGAGACGGCATCGAGTTCGAACCCCTAGCCAAGCGCCGCGACCACGTGCTGGTGGGTATCGACCCCGGCACGACGACGGCCGTCTCGGTGGTCGGCTTGGACGGCACCGTCTTGGACGTGTTGAGTACGCGCACTGCGGGCACCGCCGAGGTCATCGAGTGGATAATCGAGCGCGGGCGACCCATCGTCGTCGCCGCCGACGTCGAACCGATGCCCGAGACGGTGGAGAAGATCCGCCGAAGCTTCGACGCCGCGGGGTGGATTCCCGACGCCGACCTGCCGGTGGACGAGAAGCAACACCGCACGCGCGACCACGACTACGACAACGACCACGAACGCGACGCGATGGCCGCCTCGCTGTTCGCCTTCGACGCCCACGAGGAGCAGTTCGACCGCATCGCCAGCAAGATTCCGATGAACGTGGACCGCGGGGAGATTACCGCTCGCGTCGTCGCAGGCGACGACACGGTCGAAACCGCACTCGACGCACTGACCGAGGACGACGACGCTGGGGAAGAAGACGAAACCCAGCACGACCCACGAGAGCTAACAGAGGACGAGAAGCGAATCAAGGAACTCGAACGGCAGGTCGAGCGCCTCGAATCGCACGTCGATGACCTGAACGAGACGGTGGACACGAAAGGCGAGCGCATCGCCGAACTGGAAAACGAACTGAGTGACGCGCGACGCGAGGAGCGCAAGGAAGCGAAGGAGCGCCGCGTCGTCACCCGACTGGAGCGCGAGAACGACCGACTGGAACAGAAAGTCGAGGAGCGCGACGAGGAAATCGAAGAACTAGAGGGCAAACTCGCACGACTCAAGGAACTGTGGAAACTCGACCACTCGAACTTCAGCGACGTGGCCGAGAAGAAGCAGGGACTCGTGCCGGTCAAACCGGTGGTAAAGTTCACCAACGAGGACATCGACTCGGCCCACGAGAACTTCGGACTCGCCGAAGACGACGTAATCTTGCTGCGGGACGCCAGCGGTGCCGGACGCTCGACTGCCGAGCGACTGGCCGAATTCGACCCGAGGGTCGTCCTCAAGCACGGCGGTCTCTCGGAAGTCGCCGACGAAGTGCTGTTCGAACGCGAGATTCCAGTCGGTCCCGCAGACGACGTGACGATTCAGGAGATAGACGAATTGGCAGTGGCGCGGGAGAGCGAGGTGGAGTCGGTTATTAGCGACTGGGAGGACCGCGCCGAGGAACGTCGGCAACAGAAGAAGGAAAACCAACTCGACCAACTCATCAGCGAGCATCGCGCGGAGCGACGCTACGAGTCGCGGACGAGCGGTCAGAGTTCCTGA
- the rnz gene encoding ribonuclease Z, with product MTMRVTFLGTSGAVPTTERNPSSILVNREGDRLLFDVGEGTQRQMMKFGTGFTVSEIFVTHIHGDHVLGLPGLVQTWDFNERDDPVTIYTPRGTKRDIETLVHAAGNDPSFPIHIYEVAPGETAVRHDDYEVRTFDVSHDTNAVGYALVEDDRKGRFDREKAEELGVPVGPKFSRLHEGQSVELDDGTTIEPAQVVGEARPGRTFAYTGDTRPTDTVVEATEDADLLVHDASFADDGEERANKTGHSTARQAGSIARQASAKRLALTHISSRYGNDTSQHLEEAREEFDGDVFVPDDGDIVDVEYPEE from the coding sequence ATGACGATGCGCGTGACCTTTCTCGGCACCAGCGGGGCCGTTCCGACGACCGAACGCAACCCCAGTTCCATACTGGTCAACCGGGAGGGCGACCGCCTGCTGTTCGACGTCGGCGAGGGGACACAGCGCCAGATGATGAAGTTCGGCACTGGCTTCACCGTCTCCGAGATTTTCGTCACGCACATCCACGGCGACCACGTGCTGGGACTCCCTGGCCTCGTCCAGACGTGGGACTTCAACGAGCGCGACGACCCGGTGACTATCTACACGCCACGAGGGACCAAGCGCGACATCGAGACGCTGGTCCACGCCGCGGGAAACGACCCGTCGTTCCCGATTCACATCTACGAAGTCGCTCCTGGCGAGACTGCAGTGCGGCACGACGACTACGAGGTCCGCACCTTCGACGTGAGCCACGACACCAACGCGGTGGGTTACGCCCTGGTCGAGGACGACCGAAAAGGACGCTTCGACCGAGAGAAGGCGGAAGAGTTGGGCGTTCCGGTCGGCCCGAAGTTCTCGCGACTCCACGAAGGCCAGTCGGTCGAACTGGACGACGGTACCACTATCGAACCAGCACAGGTCGTCGGCGAGGCCCGGCCGGGGAGGACGTTTGCATACACTGGCGATACGCGACCCACCGACACCGTGGTCGAAGCCACCGAAGACGCCGACCTGCTGGTCCACGACGCCAGTTTCGCCGACGACGGCGAGGAGCGAGCGAACAAGACCGGTCACTCGACGGCGCGACAGGCGGGCAGTATCGCCCGGCAAGCAAGTGCGAAGCGACTGGCCTTGACCCACATCTCCTCGCGGTACGGCAACGACACCTCTCAGCATCTGGAAGAGGCGCGCGAGGAGTTCGACGGCGACGTCTTTGTTCCGGACGACGGCGATATCGTAGACGTGGAGTATCCGGAGGAGTAG
- a CDS encoding DUF7282 domain-containing protein has protein sequence MTRDNRTFSAVFMAVLLVLASGTAVSLAVTGDSSQAAGANAVSLQDEDGQPTANVTFSDQTSDDGATIVVDSVTLSEGGFVAIHDETLLDGDAVGSVVGVSDYLEAGTHENVEITLARPLNESQSLIAMPHLDTNENQVYDFVIANGATDGPYTTDGQIVVDQGMVSVGEEPAETTTEEEEPVETTTEEEEPVETTTEEEEPVETTTEEEEPVETTTEEEEPVETTTEEEEPVETTTEEEEPVETTTEEEEPVETTTEEEEPVETTTEEEEPVETTTEEEEPVETTTEEPAEDQQQFIFKIEQLQIDEWSFVIGDSEEPDRTETVSDVSVSDRRVEINLSEVLAQQDMAAGDVTTQDPAAAQATVEEQLSGDIQTVRFVLRDISIENVTFVITAPADMELPEPPMMTTTPEEPETTEEPVETTTEEPVETTTEEPVETTTEEPVETTTEEPVETTTEEPVETTTEEPVETTTEEPVETTTEEPVETTTEEPVETTTEEPVETTTEEPVETTTEEPVETTTEEPVETTTEEPAETTTEEPVETTTEEPADLASFEVSELDAPEEAAAGDDINVSAVISNPNEQQTTQSIAFRLEGTVIARQDVTLEGGEERTVTFEINTTGVPSGEYIHGIYSQGFGDLAVITIAEPPAETTAAATTEADDEETTEAEETETPAEATTTAAPAETTTAEA, from the coding sequence ATGACACGTGACAACAGGACCTTTAGCGCCGTGTTCATGGCCGTTCTACTGGTGCTCGCCAGTGGCACAGCGGTGTCGCTCGCAGTAACCGGCGACAGTAGCCAAGCGGCCGGAGCGAACGCGGTTAGCCTCCAAGACGAAGACGGACAGCCCACAGCAAACGTAACCTTTAGCGACCAAACGTCCGACGACGGCGCGACGATAGTCGTCGATTCGGTGACGCTCTCGGAGGGTGGCTTCGTCGCCATCCACGACGAGACGCTACTCGACGGTGACGCCGTCGGGAGCGTCGTCGGCGTCTCGGACTACCTCGAAGCGGGGACCCACGAGAACGTGGAAATCACGCTCGCTCGTCCCCTCAACGAGAGCCAGTCGCTCATCGCCATGCCGCACTTGGACACCAACGAGAACCAAGTGTACGACTTCGTTATCGCCAACGGTGCCACGGACGGTCCGTACACCACTGACGGACAGATAGTCGTAGACCAAGGGATGGTGAGCGTCGGTGAGGAACCGGCGGAAACGACGACTGAGGAAGAGGAACCAGTCGAAACCACCACTGAAGAAGAGGAACCAGTCGAAACCACCACTGAAGAAGAGGAACCAGTCGAAACCACCACTGAAGAAGAGGAACCAGTCGAAACCACCACTGAAGAAGAGGAACCAGTCGAAACCACCACTGAAGAAGAGGAACCAGTCGAAACCACCACTGAAGAAGAGGAACCAGTCGAAACCACCACTGAAGAAGAGGAACCAGTCGAAACCACCACTGAAGAAGAGGAACCAGTCGAAACCACCACTGAAGAAGAGGAGCCGGTCGAAACGACGACTGAGGAAGAAGAGCCGGTGGAGACGACCACCGAAGAACCCGCCGAGGACCAACAGCAGTTCATCTTCAAGATAGAGCAACTGCAGATCGACGAGTGGTCGTTCGTCATCGGCGATTCCGAAGAACCCGACCGCACTGAGACGGTCAGTGACGTGTCCGTCAGCGACCGACGCGTCGAAATCAATCTCTCTGAGGTTCTCGCTCAGCAGGACATGGCTGCGGGTGACGTGACCACCCAAGACCCTGCGGCGGCCCAAGCGACCGTCGAGGAACAGCTCTCTGGGGACATCCAGACGGTTCGGTTCGTCCTCCGGGACATCTCCATCGAGAACGTCACGTTCGTCATCACGGCACCGGCCGACATGGAACTGCCAGAGCCGCCCATGATGACGACGACGCCGGAGGAGCCGGAGACGACTGAGGAACCGGTGGAGACGACCACCGAGGAGCCTGTCGAAACCACGACTGAGGAACCAGTGGAAACCACGACTGAAGAGCCGGTCGAGACGACGACCGAAGAACCAGTCGAAACCACGACTGAAGAACCGGTGGAAACGACGACCGAGGAACCGGTGGAGACCACCACTGAGGAGCCGGTCGAGACGACGACCGAAGAACCAGTGGAAACCACAACTGAGGAACCGGTGGAAACGACGACCGAAGAACCGGTCGAAACAACCACTGAGGAACCAGTTGAAACCACGACTGAGGAACCGGTGGAAACGACCACCGAAGAGCCGGTGGAAACCACGACCGAAGAGCCGGCAGAGACGACCACCGAGGAGCCTGTCGAGACGACGACAGAGGAACCCGCAGACCTCGCGTCCTTCGAAGTCAGTGAACTCGACGCACCCGAGGAAGCGGCGGCCGGTGACGACATCAACGTCTCCGCCGTCATCAGCAACCCGAACGAACAGCAGACGACCCAGAGTATCGCGTTCCGACTCGAAGGGACCGTCATCGCTCGCCAAGACGTCACCCTAGAGGGTGGCGAAGAGCGTACTGTCACCTTCGAGATAAACACGACCGGAGTCCCGTCGGGCGAGTACATCCACGGCATCTACAGCCAAGGATTCGGTGACCTCGCGGTCATCACCATCGCGGAACCGCCCGCGGAGACTACGGCGGCAGCGACGACCGAAGCGGACGACGAAGAGACGACGGAAGCTGAAGAGACCGAGACGCCCGCCGAAGCGACGACCACTGCAGCACCCGCCGAGACGACGACGGCAGAGGCGTGA
- a CDS encoding DUF4382 domain-containing protein, with protein MKRYAAVLVTVMLLLAGCSGGTGSTGTTTTTQLSGTTDAGATTAQTESGTSSASQGTVEFYVSDEKNAMGDFEHLNVTVSKVGLKSGNESNSSWQNYEVDNRTIDLTELTGPNATHVGSFDANATTYQAVFVYVEDVNGTLKNGEQVNVKLPSSKLQIKQQFTVGANESTDFVFDISVFEAGKSGKYILKPVISESGTDVEIDPVDEKGGAEDGNESSESALNASFVGNVTQGENVTVEVTENGSAVANATVRVDGAVVGETNADGTLTISVPDVTVLEVEVETDDASATLKHEFEASGQGNSENGSGGNGN; from the coding sequence ATGAAGCGATACGCCGCCGTCCTCGTGACGGTCATGTTGTTGCTCGCCGGTTGTTCCGGCGGCACTGGTAGCACAGGCACGACGACTACGACGCAGCTTTCCGGGACGACTGACGCGGGCGCGACGACCGCCCAAACTGAGTCGGGCACGTCGAGCGCGAGTCAGGGCACCGTCGAGTTCTACGTCAGCGACGAGAAGAACGCGATGGGCGACTTCGAGCATCTGAACGTCACGGTCTCGAAGGTCGGTCTCAAGTCCGGCAACGAGTCCAACAGTTCGTGGCAGAACTACGAAGTCGATAACCGCACCATCGACCTCACCGAACTGACCGGCCCGAACGCGACGCACGTCGGGTCGTTCGACGCGAACGCGACCACGTACCAAGCCGTCTTCGTCTACGTCGAGGACGTGAACGGGACGCTGAAGAACGGCGAGCAGGTGAACGTGAAACTGCCGAGCAGCAAGCTCCAAATCAAACAGCAGTTCACCGTCGGCGCGAACGAATCGACCGACTTCGTCTTCGACATCTCGGTCTTCGAGGCCGGCAAGAGCGGCAAATACATCCTCAAGCCGGTCATCAGCGAGTCCGGTACCGACGTGGAAATCGACCCCGTCGATGAGAAGGGTGGCGCGGAGGACGGCAACGAGTCGAGCGAGAGCGCGCTGAACGCTTCCTTCGTTGGCAACGTCACGCAGGGCGAGAACGTCACCGTCGAAGTGACGGAGAACGGCAGTGCCGTGGCGAACGCGACGGTGAGAGTCGACGGCGCAGTCGTCGGCGAGACGAACGCTGACGGGACGCTGACTATCTCCGTTCCCGACGTGACGGTGCTGGAAGTCGAAGTCGAAACCGACGACGCGTCGGCGACGCTGAAACACGAGTTCGAAGCGAGCGGGCAGGGGAACAGCGAGAACGGTAGCGGCGGAAACGGCAACTGA
- a CDS encoding NUDIX hydrolase N-terminal domain-containing protein, with product MTDDAEGDENSASDGDDLLALLDELRITGLNGLEYADDPYDETRYRRILKLACEWYGRSLDLPAETVRERFASEVGRVTPKVSADAAVFDDEGRILLQRRTDDETWCLPGGYTDPNESPRETAVRETREETGLSVEPLELVGVYTRRPGEYGPHCLVVHLYRCAVERGDLELSHEGTDLQYWSLANVPEWHKNHEQMARDARRKWTDAR from the coding sequence ATGACGGACGACGCCGAAGGAGACGAGAACTCGGCGAGCGACGGAGACGACCTCCTCGCCCTGTTGGACGAACTTCGAATCACCGGGCTGAACGGTCTCGAATACGCGGACGACCCGTACGACGAGACGCGATATCGACGCATACTGAAACTCGCCTGCGAGTGGTACGGTCGCTCGCTAGACCTCCCGGCGGAAACAGTCCGCGAGCGATTCGCGTCGGAAGTCGGCCGCGTCACGCCGAAGGTGAGCGCCGACGCCGCCGTCTTCGACGACGAGGGTCGCATCCTCCTGCAACGACGCACAGACGACGAGACGTGGTGCTTGCCAGGCGGCTACACTGACCCGAACGAGTCGCCCCGCGAAACCGCCGTGAGGGAGACGCGAGAAGAGACCGGTCTGTCCGTGGAACCGCTAGAACTCGTCGGCGTCTACACCCGAAGACCCGGCGAGTACGGTCCGCACTGTCTGGTGGTTCACCTCTATCGCTGTGCAGTCGAACGTGGCGACCTCGAACTGTCTCACGAAGGTACCGACCTCCAGTACTGGTCGTTAGCGAACGTACCGGAGTGGCACAAGAACCACGAGCAGATGGCTCGGGACGCACGAAGGAAGTGGACCGACGCCCGATAG
- a CDS encoding AAA family ATPase: MDAPLWTERYAPDLEDLPQDEVRDYLQKAVDEPINLVLHGPPGAGKTAAVRALARAAHDDPDNDLVEINVADFFGMTKKEVSNDPRFSSFIDSKRRRNSSKADLINHVLKESASYPPVSGTYKTVVLDNAEAIREDFQQALRRVMERHHEATQFVITTRQPTKLIPPIKSRCFPVSVSAPSPDEIAAVLKDVVEAEGVEYDESGLEYVAGYANGDLRKAILSAQTTAEAEGEVTMQAAYEVLGEVGVSAEIQEMLDAAEAGEFSDARGILDDLLIDEGFDGEEVLSEILDVAHSGRYSGDELAELTVLAGEVDVDLAEGSSDRVHIAHLLAELGA, translated from the coding sequence ATGGACGCGCCGCTGTGGACCGAACGGTACGCCCCCGACCTCGAAGACCTCCCGCAGGACGAGGTCCGGGACTACCTCCAGAAGGCCGTGGACGAACCTATCAACCTCGTCCTGCACGGCCCGCCCGGTGCCGGAAAGACGGCCGCGGTGCGGGCGCTCGCCCGTGCGGCCCACGACGACCCGGACAACGACCTCGTGGAGATCAACGTCGCGGACTTCTTCGGCATGACGAAGAAGGAAGTCTCGAACGACCCGCGCTTCTCGTCGTTCATCGACAGCAAGCGCAGGCGCAACTCCTCGAAGGCCGACCTCATCAACCACGTGCTGAAGGAGTCGGCGAGCTATCCGCCGGTCTCCGGCACCTACAAGACGGTCGTGCTGGACAACGCCGAAGCGATTCGTGAGGACTTCCAACAGGCACTCCGCCGGGTGATGGAACGCCATCACGAGGCGACGCAGTTCGTCATCACGACGCGCCAACCGACGAAGCTCATCCCGCCCATCAAGTCGCGGTGTTTCCCCGTCTCGGTGAGCGCGCCGTCCCCCGACGAAATCGCCGCCGTGCTGAAAGACGTTGTAGAGGCCGAGGGCGTCGAGTACGACGAGAGCGGACTGGAGTACGTCGCTGGCTACGCCAACGGCGACCTCCGGAAAGCTATCTTGAGCGCACAGACCACCGCCGAGGCAGAGGGCGAAGTGACGATGCAGGCCGCCTACGAGGTACTCGGCGAGGTCGGCGTCAGCGCGGAAATTCAGGAGATGTTAGACGCCGCGGAGGCAGGGGAGTTCAGCGACGCCCGCGGCATCTTGGACGACCTGCTCATCGACGAAGGCTTCGACGGCGAGGAAGTGCTAAGCGAGATTCTGGACGTTGCGCACTCGGGTCGATACTCTGGCGACGAGTTAGCGGAGTTGACCGTGTTGGCTGGCGAGGTGGACGTCGATTTAGCAGAAGGGTCGAGCGATCGAGTTCACATCGCGCACCTGCTGGCGGAACTCGGAGCCTGA